Proteins encoded within one genomic window of Macaca thibetana thibetana isolate TM-01 chromosome 3, ASM2454274v1, whole genome shotgun sequence:
- the MRPS33 gene encoding 28S ribosomal protein S33, mitochondrial: MSSLSEYALRMSRLSARLFGEVVRPTDSKSMKVVKLFSELPLAKKKETYDWYPNHHTYTELMQTLRFLGLYRDEHQDFMDEQKRLKKLRGKEKPKKGEGKRASKRK, encoded by the exons ATGTCCTCCCTTTCAGAATATGCGTTGCGCATGTCTCGTCTCAGTGCCCGGCTATTTGGTGAAGTCGTCAGGCCTACTGATTCCAAGTCTATGAAAGTGGTGAAACTGTTTAGTGAACTGCCCTTGGCCAAGAAGAAGGAGACTTATGACTGGTATCCAAATCACCACACTTACACTGAACTCATGCAGACACTCCGATTTCTTGGACTCTACAG AGATGAGCATCAGGATTTTATGGATGAGCAGAAACGACTAAAGAAGCTTCGTGGAAAGGAGAAAccaaagaaaggagaagggaaaagagcATCAAAAAGGAAATAG